TACCTGAGGTGTAAATTAATTAGTGTTGTgtaacagtaaaataataatgaaacatAGACATAACAAGGTCAGCAGTGAGGGATCATTATGACCTAAAGTTCAGATTTAGTGTATTTTGTAAACACGGCTTAGTTTTGAAAGATACATAAGAACACTGACTAGGAAAAGATAAACTTTCTtgaccatgtgtgtgtgtttggggatgAAGATATTCCAACATTGATCAAATGTGTAAATGTCTATTAAAAGTATAAAACCCAATAAATGACAGACAACACAATAACCAGAAACACATGCTGCTTAAATAAGAATTAGCTTCAGTTAAGGCGAAATGATTACAACAGAGACAATGTAAAAACatctacaattattttattgccaaaCTAAAACTGTCCCTGCTATTTACACTTTACAAGCTCCAGTAAATATGCATCACAAATATAAAAggtttacatttatatacagtatttatataaAGCCATGTCTTATTCACCAAAATTCATATAccttattgttattttatagtcGTGTCATTTCCATAGATTTATGTCTTGAACAACAGCTCTAATAAAATATCACatagatttatttatgcatAACGCACATCAGTGCAATTGCATAATTTGATATACTGCGTGTGGGATTAAAACTGTGGTAACTGTTAAGCAGTAGGTAGTAATTTGTTATGTTTCCCTTAAAGTCAAGAAAAACTGTTGTATGTATATGTCAAAACTAAACCTTCGTTTACAACACAACACTGCAAATGCATGTGGAAAAGCAAGGGACTCCTCTGCTGTTGTTCATAATCTATccataaaaatcaaatctgctaaacaaacacagaatagagtaatatataaataaaatgagagTGGGAAGTAATGATATACGCAGGACTTTTCTGAAGCCTGAGATATAAaaccatctttttttttaaaaagtgttaatttATGATCTATTATAATTCAATGCACCTGTAGTATGTGAAGTGAATTTTTATGCAGGTTCTCAATACTACTGTGGGACGCAAAGTTCAGCTGAAGAATTACTGATCCATCCTCATCCCTATATTAAGCTCAAAAATGAACACCTCATCACTGACAGAACATCTCAACAGTCATGTTGGAACCATTAGTTAATGTAGCATCTTTTAAGAAGGGCTTCATAATACTAATATCACACTATAATAACTAGCACAGTAGAGGACTTCGGTACGCTCCACTATAAGATGCCAAGTACAGTATTACAATAACAATTATGTATGACAACTGTCAGCAGGAAAATCTCTGTTACTGTGCAGTTCACTAAACCAACTACAGGACAGACTGGACGTAACAGCATGCAAAACATTAACATCAAGTCTAAAAAATCAACAAGGGTGAAATAGCACATCAAAATACTACAAATCAGTACAGCAAAGATGttgcaacagaaacaaaaatgcaaaatatgttttcaaatgaataaaattaacttGTGAAACTCTGCCAGACCCACCAGTGGGTTCATCTGTACAAATTCATGTTGCTTGGCCAGGTATTCATCAAACCCATAAAGCTTGGGTGGGTTCACCCAAATGATAGAAAAATAAACCTAACTTACCTTTTATAAAGTAGCTAGGTGTATAGCCAATAGTGTTTGGTTTTATATGCATAGGTTCTGAGATATGTACATTGCTTACGTGTCTAGTTTATCTCAGAGCCTGGGAAACAGAAACTACCTGCTAGATACCATATTTCTCACTTACTAGAGGAAAGTGAATCTCTGCTGGTAATGAGACTGCAAGTTTAATAAACCAGATATAAAGTGTTaataagtgagctttagaggtgccgGCAGGCTGATTTTGTTTTACCTTTGGGCCGAGCCCAAgtagctgtttctccctgcttccagtcttcatgctaagctaagctaagctgactGTATATTGTTGTATATTACACACAGATATGAGTGGTATCGATGACAAGAAAATGAACGAAGgtacttcccaaaatgtcaaactattcctttcaTTTGAGTTTCCAGAGCAGCCTCAAAAAACACAGCTTGAGTTAGAATTTATATGAATTGATCATAAAATGTTATGCatcataaaacttcaattaagtAACATGTAGATGCAGAATATGTGATATTATAAAGTGTGGAAGAAGTGCTTTCTGAATTTATATAAAAACGCAATGAGAGGTTTAAAGGGGGTATCAAGAATTTAAGAAATGAATGAGCTAGACTCAAAGGTCAACTGTCGGGGTGAACTGTACTTGATTTATATTGAAGGTCACAGTTTGGCATATGTGTGCTAAAAGTTTTGCAAAGGGAGGTATCAAATCCTAAAATACTGCtctttgtattttataagcatttaaaatattatcagTCAGAACACCTTCCATCATCTATATATTGTaagctaaaacaaaaaactgatgTATTTGGATCATTGACTTCATCATATACAGTAGTTAAATATAGTCTATTTGAAATTTTGACAGATATAATAGCTAAATAAATATACACTCCTGTTTTTACTGTAAGTTCGCGGGGTGTTCCAAATGCTAAAAGGCACCATGGTTTCTGAATTAAGTTAGCTGATCTGGAACAAAAGCTTAGACTGTATGAAATATGacataacaataaaatgtcacCTGCACTTTAaggtcttaaataatttttttttgtgtgttatatTACACCGTAATGGCACAGTTCAGAGTTCTGGATCTGGGTGAGATCATCTGACTGGCCTCTGTTCTGCGTCCTGTGGAAAACAACTTGTGAGTTATTTAGCCCTTTCTCATGTATATCTTGATGTCTTCAGCCTAACAGACAATCACACCTTCTTTGTCTGTACAGTACCAGCCGTcagttgtttgtgtgtaaataaagATGAAGCAACAAGAAAAGGACCATTTCAACAGATGGTAATAAAAAAGACCCTGATCAGCCCTGATTAATTGTAGAAATTGCATTAACATTGCActacattaaaatgaattatcGAACATCATTATGAAAGGATTTTGACCAGAGATGTGTTAAGTtacaggcaaaaaaaaatgtaacttgaTCAATACCAGTATGATTCCAACCAACATACTATACTTTATATTTCGTATTGTTACAAAAACCTGGCTTGCTGGGCAGCCTTGTAGTGTCTTCTCACTGAGGTGTTAGGGCTCCCTTTAAATTAACCAGTTGTCCCCCCTCCCCCGCTTTCcaaagctctcacacacagttaATTAGCGTCTAGTGGCCTCCAGCAGCAAGGCCGCCCCCTGTTGTCCAGTCGACAAAAATGAAGCTCAGACTCATCACCATGAAAGAGACACCCAAAGCAGCGAAACAGATAGCCTAAGAATAAGGAAAAACAGCCTAATTAACAAAAGCTCTGGTATGCATAAGCCTGTATCACACAGGATAATCACCATATTAGCATAATGAATGGTTGAAGGGAGAAAAATTTAAAGGCCTCACCACTATCTTGGGTGTAGAGTTCATGGGTTCTACGTCTTTGGGAACGATGCGGATGTAAAAGACGGCAGGGAAGATGAAAATGAGGCAGGGAGCCGACGTGGCACCtgtaatgagagagagaaagggctGTTTAAAACAAAGCATACAGCACTACAAAACTTCACTGAACGCAGTGATATTTTTCTCtgaagattttttaaaagggGCAGCAAGAGGAGCAGGcgatttatatatttttactctcCAGACTCACTATAATATGAGACCAAACATtttctctaaaataaaaaatgtacaataaaaaaatgtatcatgATGGCTCTCTcccatgtgtatgtatgtatgtatatacataacAGTAGTCCCGAATGTCTCCTTCCAGTATGGATATTTTGTAGAACCTGACCTTGgtaataacaaatgtaaaaatgtaaaattttataAATCTAACAGGGGTGCTTGTTTCTTTATTGTGACTTGATCTAGCTAACATTTCATGGgtttcttctcttttccctcTAACTTGCATCTAATCTAATGTTTATTATATAAGGTCGAAACATTGTcattattaaacctttgttgtATGGAGTTTGAAGTCTGCAGGCGTTCCCTTTTTTCACCAAAGCTGTTTTCTGATAGACTTACAAGTGCGGATTATGTTTTCATTCAGATTGtgcattattgttttttatttgattttagcTTGTTTTTCAACTCAGAATTACCTCACTTTGAGAGCCATAAAATATACAAAGGATGCTGCAAACAGCTCCATATATTGCATCATCCAATTTTTTCCTTCTGCTTCTGTATATTCATGTGTATTGAAGTGAGCTCTGTGTGTACTCCCACATGTGTACTTAAATGCATGCACCAGTTTGTCAAAGCAGAATCTGTTGATTTGAAGATGCCCTTGGTGGTCTTTTAACTTGAATGTTTTCAACTTTCATCTCTAACCTGGGAAACATGACTGCCGATCTGAGGACAGAGCGTGACAATAATATTGACTCAGGTCATCAGTTTGTCCGTGAGCAAACATGCACTGGTCACGTTTTTCAGTTGCGTTTTactgttggttttttttttgcgtCAGAAACTGGAAAGTATAAAACACAACATACGCTGTCATGTTAAACAGGAGGATGCAGTCAGtaaacagagacagagtgagtAACCCATAATCACATCATATGTAGAATATAGTCAAAATGAATCCAGACAAGTGGATAAATAAGCTGTGGGAAACAttaagtgttgttttaaatgtttttttctaatgTTATTTAGTTATAATATAGCATACTATGTTTGCTACTTGTCCACAACTTTTAAGCTTGTCATGGTGATGATGCTTTTTGGGAAGTCCTCCTTAAAAAATTGTCTTAACATTAAAGGGAAACTCTGCTTATTTTCATCCAGCATCATTACAATGGGGTATGGATAGTATATAAAAGAACAACTTCCCTCCATGTTCTCCGTTCATTTGCTAGCAAAAGTCCGCCGGATGATGCTGTTGTTTAAACTACAGATTGTACTTCCGCATTTTTTGTATGCCCGCCTCCACTGACAGTCGGATCGAGAGAGGGGCAGCTCCTCACTGCTCCAGAATTAACTGGCTACAACAACCACTGGCAGAAGGCAATATTCCTGTAGATATGGAAGAAAATGAATTTAATAGTGTATGCTGGAATCACATTCAGGGCTGCTTATTTGAGCCAGTGCGGAGGTATTACAGAGTATGGAGGAGAAAGAGGCCGCCACAGATGAAAGTCAAGCACCGCCAGCTGGAGAAGATAGCGAAGGATAGCGAAGAGCTAACACATGCCAGGGACAAATGGTGCCTCTGCAGTAAAAGTGCAACAATGGAGTCGCTGTGCGTTACACCATAGCTTTCGGCCACATTTGGACAAGGGAGTGCTTCAGACATACTTCAGGATCCCGAAAAGAAACCAGTTTTATGTAAATACCATCTTTCCAGCAGTGAAATGTTCCAGGAGGAATAACAGCAGGAGCCAATAACCTAAAAGACCAGCAGTGATATCTGAATCTTTGTAGTTTTTGGATTCATAGACAAACTAACCAGACCATCATTATGATACCTTTGATTCTCTTTCAGCTTTATGTTCAGTGCTTTACTAACCAATGATGCCGAAGATGCCCAGAATGTTAGGAGCGAATATCACCAGCATGTTGATGAAGGTGAGCAGAATGAGCGCGATGGCAATGTGACGCAACCAGCTAAAAGACTTGGTGGGGAATAACATCTGCTGGATGGCTCTACGTACCtgtggacagacagagacagaagatTCAGTAAGGAAATaatataactatatataaatatatataatatacactgAGCATCCCAAGgaacaaatcaacaacaaaCTCACAGGGAACAATACAATAGGGACTGTCAGTGTTACGGCAGTGAGGACAGCCACTCGCACACACAGGATCAGAGTGTCATATGGGTCAATCCGGCTGTAAGTGTGCAGCAGCTCAGGCTCCACATtgtctaaaaaaatatatagacaaATAACTTATTAATAAAGTGTTCTCGTGTGAACATCATTCAATGATAATGCCTTCTAGCACTGGACAGCACATTGTCACCCCAAGAGGGAGCCTGGGCTCTGTAGGAAGGGAAGTAAATACTGTACCTGCCTCTGTTTTTCTTCAATACAGAGAATACTAACCATGAATCATTATATCCCTAGGAAATACTCAAAAGCATACAAAGAATTAAAAACATAGAttagaacatttattttaaacaatctaAGGTGGCTTTCTCTGCtcaaaatgttatattatattttatctaTTTGCTGCGACTGCATTTTGCCACAAAACGTATTCAAGTAGTTTTAAAAGCCACATTAGTGCAATATACTTATGAAAACCGGCAATGTCTCATTATCTTaaatcacaaattaaataatttctccAATAAAGTCACCAGTGGGAAATTGTCTCTGTGACAGGAAGTAAAAACTGTTTGTGAGTAAAATACAAACTGTATTTTGAGCAAGCACACCATCCATATAAACCTGCACTCACTAGCAATGACTGAATTTGGTGCTATATGATTCTTTTTTCACATATGGATATGGATTCTGGATAATGGTGTCTTTAAAGGAGTTATTCCCCAATGCCAAATTGAACAATTTGCATGGCGAAGCTTTAACATtgcaaaataaagaaactaGCAAAACAAAGGCTTTGTAATTCACCTTgaattatactttttattagAAAAGCATTTCAGTGTTGCCTCTAAGCCAAAGCAGCACTCCTTTTGCTTTACTGTGAATGttttgacaaaaaataaatgcactgaCTATCTGATTTTTGCataaacatttgtatttttccaCTGATATTGTAAACACAACCCCCAAAGAAAGAGACAACTACTCTCACCTTTAAAGGTCAGGTAGCCAAAGAGAGCTGCCAGAAAGTACATGCTGTACATGACAAAGATTGAGATGTTGGACACCTTCTGCATCCTCTTCTGCGTTGGACTAAAATCAGAGAGTTGAAAGTTATGTGAATGCCACATTCTACACTGACATGTTATCAAATATTGCATGTGACAGAGGGGTGACTCACTTGCGGAGCTCAGTATAGATGGGGAGGACCTCGGGGTGGCAAACGAAGGCGAAAGCCAAGATGGGAATAGTGTATGCTGTCTGTGAAGAACACATAAACACGTGACTTTCTATGATTAGCAAGGCAACTGAGCCTCCCAAAATAAGCGTGGGAACTCAGGCTAGGCTTGTGGGCTTAATAATTGAAAACGAAACAGAAAAGCGGACAGTATCTTAACTTCAGCTGCCTACTTGTGAGTTGATGGTGAACATGCGGGGTGAGCAATGGGAGTCATCATCCTCGTGAACCAGACCATTGTTGTAGTCATGGCCATGACTTGAGACATTCAGGCTGAGGTGGGCAGCAGTACTGTTGGCTGAAAACTCCTCGAATGGGCAGGTAATCTGAAACTTCTTATAGATAACCTgcagagagaagaaaacaggggtataaagaaagaaaagacaacaatCACTGCCAAGCTCAAAAAAGCCATTTCACAGCAGATTACTGTTACTCAGCCTCTAAGTACTTAGGTTTTACGCTCGATCTTTGATGTATCTAGGCAGCTCTTATATTCGCCTTATCAAACATAGCCACATGCCACTGAAAACAGAGACGAGGGTGGGAAAGAGATGGAGGTGGGAAAGTGAGTAACGTGTGCCAAGATTACATGCCAAAACAAATGAGGCTGCTTGTGAAGGGTCACTGTGATGATGTGCCACTATGTGAGTTGGACCAACTTACAGCACTGAGAAAAAACACCATGCAGCTGAGAGAAAATCCGCTGGTATAACCGAGGTAACCTGAAAATAAAGCGAAAGAGACAATAAATGTAACAGAGCCCTTAGACGAAGCTGATCCATTTGGCCTTCATCTGCTGTTTGGAACTACAAGAAGTCCACATAGTTTACAGTTGGAAGGTTTCCAACTGTTAAGCTAAGAAAAAATACCCATCAAAATGACCTCACATCACTGTGAGACCAAAGAGCATGTTTATTTCatgtaataatgaatagctCATCTCAGGGAAAATTACGTCTAATGAGGAACTCGCTGTTTCCACTGCCCTTGGTGGGATAAAGGCACATTAATTGCTTGACTTACAAGTCATAAGAAGCAAGCTTGACTTACAAgtcaaaagaaaacataatCTTAATTATGACAACTCCTATAGATagaatatgttttgtaaaaagaaTTAGATGGATGTTCATATGTGaatgtaaaatactttttaatacatccttaataacttttaatgtatttttttcttttcttggcaGAACTGGGCTTCCATAGTTCGCAGTGGTTGAATGGGTGTTAAGATCCTAAAAAGGTTTCTGGAAAAAGTTCCTGTGGCAAAAAGAACCACTAATCCACAAGACCCCTGACAAAAGTCTAACAGttaacagtcagacacacagatgATGCGCCTCATTCAGAGTTGCTAATAGTTCTCAAACTACTTGGGAGGATGAAACAGACTGTTCTAGTTCTACTCACCGAGCTGTTTCATTAAAGCCAGGGGCAAGATGATACTGCCAGAGACCATGATGACCAGGTAGTTTCCATTCAAGTACCACAGACTGTTGAAAAAAATCTAGTTTACTTTGGTGAGCGCAATATTTCAAACATTGGCACAGAGACACAGGactcacagagacagagacaaaaatagagtTAGATGTTAGATGATAAGATGTGTTTACACATTTTGCGAAACTGTCGGTACTACTTTTTCTAAAATCACGGAGTATGAGAACACTTGTTTCAACAACATAAGGTTGTTAAAAATCTACTCGTCCAGATGACTGATGTGCCACATTTTGCTAGACCAACATCAACCTGCTGAGAACATCCTTGGAAAAAATGTGTCTGCTTATGTTGCCCTCCACAGAAGTAATGGAAGAGACTGTTGTGTAACTCAGATGATTTATGTGACAGTTTACAGTGGCAGAAACGGGAAAGACATAGTGGAGcctaaacaacacagcacagatGAAGTCAGTTACTGTTACCAATGTCAGCTTGTTCCATCACTCCTTTgctatttctgtctttttcattctctctttcttctctattACTCACCCTATACCATAACACCCAGAAATAGTTTCCATCTCAAAGACATCGCGTAAACAGTTTTGGATCAAGGCTAAAAAAGATGTAAGGATGAAACGACATATCCAATCTTAGCCCTGCCTCCCCCTTCAATCCAATGGGGGACCTTGCTGCTATATCATCATCTCCTACATGTGGACATGTTGGTGCTGGGATGCAGTCAGAGGTCTGAGTGTCTGTCAGGATGTTCTGTGTTGATTGACTGTTCACAGTAAACACTGTTATGTGGTTAAACAGCTTGTTTATTGTCATGTGAATAGACGCGTTTCAGTCGTCGAGGTGGGCAACCACAAGTTTCCTTACTGGTGTAGAAAACACAAAGTCTCTTTGCACGTAGGCTCAGGAAAACTGAGCGAGAAATCTGGGGGCAGTGATAGTAAATCTCAAACGTCAGGAGCTGTAACCCTGAGAGGAGCACCAGATGCTTACAGAAATGGCTGTCGAACCATTAAACACCACTGTCTCCTAAATCCTGTGTATAGAGTGGTCTTTGTGTCCTACAGCCCCTTTTAAGCTGCTAATACTGGTATTCTTAACCCTCTGATTGAGACACAACCAGTGGCATCAGCTGTCTGCCACGGTCCTACAAGCTGCAGCATACTGTGACCTATGctagccgtgtgtgtgtgtgtgtgtgtgtgtgtgtgtggaggagtcCCTTGAAAGCCAGGGAAGTCACATGAATCACAGGTCATGTCCTCCTTGTACTTTTGGTCAGTAGGTCATTTTAGACGACCAGCTTTCAcatgtgaaatgaaatgtggTGCGAGTCCAGAGCTGTTTAGGACAGTTCCAAGCCAAAGGTCAAGTCAATCGAGACCAATCCAAGTCAGTCATTGAGGACAAGTCCAGGTCACGTTACAAGTCTTCATAACTGCATTAAAGTCTTGCATTTAAACATGTTGCAATACATAAgcctaatcatatttgttggtTAAGAAAGACCTGCCTagcactgtttttttaaatgttttttatttttcagtatcACTTCAATGATATTAGCTTCTGCATCTGAGGGCACTGTACCTGCACCATGAGTGTAGTAGAATTAAGTCGTGATTTAGTGGGTGTGTGATGTCCTGTGCTATTGTGCTTGCAATGCGTGTGATGGCCTTACAATTGAGTTATGAGAGGTTTGGTGTGGGCAGGCCTATTATATTGGTGGCAATATTGGTAATTCTTGTCAGTTTGACCTGGTTTGTAACATTAAGCGCGCTGAAGAAACGGGTGGAACAATAGAGCAGAATCGGTTGAATAATACTCTGAACAGTAGAAAGAGTTAGGGGGCGACATATTCCTTTGAGTTTACCGGACTGTTGATAATCCTTGCTGACTACTTTTCTGAATGTCCTTTGTATGCTGGTCGAAGGTTAGTTTATTGTCCAGTGTGAGGCCCAGATATTTGAAGCTGTCAACCATTACATGTTAATATCACACTATTACAGAAATATTAGCATGGAGTTATTACCAATGTTTCGGTTGAAATCATTTTTATCCTATTCAAATACTGGTATTGGTATATTGGTAAAATCCAGTATCACCATGCCCAAGTCTTTATGGAGTCAAGTCTCTCAAGTTCAAATATCTGACCTTCTCTTTCTGTGACCATGCTAATACTCTGCAAACCCCCAGGCCAACCACCCACCCATTCCACTGTTCTCCTAACGCCATGGCTCTGGACAGCAAGAGGCGCGCTCGGTGTAAATGAACAGTGTGTTCCTCAGTTGGTTGAGTGCTGGCCCTGAAGTGACTTGTCCTTATGCACGGCCTCGGAATTTGCACTCATGTTACACCACCTGCTGctgtcatttgtgtgtgtgtgcgtgtgtgtgacacagacaGAGCGAGTCATAATCTTCATACGTCAATTTCGTTTGTAGCTAAGCCTCTGACCctgacataaatacacacaaacgcAGATATAAGTATTAGTCTATCCAACTCCAACAGTAATCAATGATAAAGGGAAATGGCATGAACTTCAGAAGCCTTAGATCCACATGTAAGAGTTTTCGAAAAGGACACGgcatgaaaatggaaaaacacactaaaCTAGACAGTAGGAGAATATGGAAGCAGGTCAGAGCCACAAGCTTTGATGGATAGCTAGCGTTGAGGTTGTTTAACACAAACTGTgctgtgtgttgcattgaatgTAACATCCCCAAGAGGACCGTCTCGATGTTTGACTCCAATATGTAACAAGGTTGAGAAGGTTTGCTGACATTTCTAAAGACATGTCTTAAGAGTGGAGGTTGAAGTCGTTGCAATCCCTTTTGAGCGTGAGGTTTGTTTTTAGATTCAAACAGGCAGCTGGAATCCACTTTAGTCCTCCATGGCCTTATGCAGAGTGTCTGTGTCTGCGGCATAACTCTGATGTGAAAACTGCTTGCCTCCATGAGCTGACAGCACtgagtgtttattttgtgtatatacATAACTGACAGATAGTATCCCAACTATGGGCCCCCTGTTGCTCAGACAATTACAAGCTGCCATTCTGatcacacacccacactgaCTGAATCAATGAATGGTGCAAAGTGATATATTCACTGCCCTCATTGTTTGCCAGGCCCCTTGAACACTGTCTATATGTAGTATCTGTGGGTCACGTCACGTGCCAAAAGCACTTAATTGACGCGAATACTCACTCAGAGTTGGGATCCTCCTTCAGGAAAGCTTGGATGACCAGTGGTAACTCAGATTTAACGATGTACAGGTAGCTGGACATAGCTGtaacagacagaaaatatgaaaatgtgagGCCAAACAGACATCAGTTAAGCCATGTCATAAGTAAACTTATCACATTATGTTAGTGTAAGTGACAGAGCAGTGGCTACTACTCAGGACACTGTACTTGTGTGTTCACAACCTTGAAGAGGTTactttctacaataaaaaaaacacatggaaGTAGTGTGTTAGGCTCTGTCACAAGTTTTAGGCTGACAAAGAAGATAATATTTCCCGACCATCTGCAACAATTTGTCAAATGAATCAGTCAACAGAGAATTCATAGATTAATATTTTGCTAATCGAGTAATCTTTTTTTTAGTTATTTGTCATGCAAAAATACCATACATTATATAGTTCCAGCTGCAGATTTTACaggttttctctgttttgttatgtgatagtaaactgaCCAACTATGGAgttttggtcagacaaaacaaataattaaatgacaTCATCTTAGATTTCAGGGACTTGTTATAAGCATGAAATAATTAgctaattgataatgaaaataattgttactgagcaaaacatttatataatataaagagtctaaattattaaacatttcttAAATTGCATGTGGGGGCATCTGAAATCCTGGCTATGGCCCTGGAAAATCAGTTACTGGCAGCAGTGAGCCAATCACCAGCTGTGATTATCTCAACATTGCAGTTACTGTACCTACTTGGGGCTTAAAAAGCTTTATGAAAACCTTTGCATTCAATCTTTGAGCATTACAAATTTAAACTATTGTGCCgctgaatgattaataataGTCTAATGTCTATCCACAAAGCTATGGTCAGAAACAGCCAGCCCTACATGCCAGCCATGTTCAGTGAGTGGAAGGAATATTTGTTAATGCCAGCACCAACGGGAACGCAGCTGTTGACCCACTCGTCTCATGATCTTTGCTCATAGTACATCCCCATATTCTAAACATAAAGGGTCCTATATCCTAAATCAAAAGCCAGAGtagtacttgtgtgtgtgtggtagagtATGGGGGATATAAATTTAAGCCATGCAGTGGTGTATAACTCATGTTAACACATTAATCACTAAGTCACATTAGCCCCTCACCTCCAATATTCTGCAGGGTTATTGCTATACCAGCAGCCATTTTTCCAGGAGTGCCAAAAGCCCTGTACCCCAGCTGTTCATAAGCTCGAATACCTGTAAGCGGATTACAAACAATAATATTCAGTCACTTGTGTTTACTGAGAGGTCCCGCTGAGCAACacaataaaatactttttaaaaaatgaaagaataaaatgttacacctgtgtttggTGGTTGAACAATGATCTGTAATTTTCacagttttaatgtttgtcTAGTCATTAAAAACTTtgccacaaaacacacaacttacaaaacaataaacaaaataattaattttcctTCTTATCATCAAGCCAATAGAGATGTTAAGAGGACTAAAAAACAAATTCTTATAATACTAATCAATCTGGTAAGTAAACAACTATTTTCATTCTCTTAAACATACTGCTATAATGCGACTGTTTAAAGCAGTCAGACTATAACtctcttttaacttttaatccCTTTATATATTAATTTGCTAGAAGTTGAGCAATGGTGTCTAAATTTGACTAAATGGACCAGATGTCTTTGTCACTTTTGTTTAATCTGGTATCCAGAAGGAGCAGGAAGTCTGCATATCAACAAAACTGTGCACTATAATGTATAGCTACACTAATTCTTTACAAAAGGCCAAAATATGACACAAGGCTTACCCACAATGCCAGAGGATTTGAGCAGCAGATGAATGGAGTAGGATGACAAGGCTGCTACTGCACTCAGAAGAAACCTGTGACACAATGCAGCATATACCAGCATGTTATACCTTCATATATGTCCATCTTATATTACACCAAATTCATC
Above is a genomic segment from Micropterus dolomieu isolate WLL.071019.BEF.003 ecotype Adirondacks linkage group LG18, ASM2129224v1, whole genome shotgun sequence containing:
- the slc38a3b gene encoding sodium-coupled neutral amino acid transporter 3 — its product is MMDPAESEMNILSNGKSHDLRDDADVPMKTFLEEDQNGTQTVRFDDPDGGLENEEFLPTADGKKPIRFTDFEGKTSLGMSVFNLGNAIMGSGILGLAYAMANTGILLFLFLLSAVAALSSYSIHLLLKSSGIVGIRAYEQLGYRAFGTPGKMAAGIAITLQNIGAMSSYLYIVKSELPLVIQAFLKEDPNSDLWYLNGNYLVIMVSGSIILPLALMKQLGYLGYTSGFSLSCMVFFLSAVIYKKFQITCPFEEFSANSTAAHLSLNVSSHGHDYNNGLVHEDDDSHCSPRMFTINSQTAYTIPILAFAFVCHPEVLPIYTELRNPTQKRMQKVSNISIFVMYSMYFLAALFGYLTFKDNVEPELLHTYSRIDPYDTLILCVRVAVLTAVTLTVPIVLFPVRRAIQQMLFPTKSFSWLRHIAIALILLTFINMLVIFAPNILGIFGIIGATSAPCLIFIFPAVFYIRIVPKDVEPMNSTPKIVAICFAALGVSFMVMSLSFIFVDWTTGGGLAAGGH